Proteins encoded in a region of the Deefgea piscis genome:
- the accD gene encoding acetyl-CoA carboxylase, carboxyltransferase subunit beta, with translation MSWLQKLLPPKIQSRTTASKSAVPEGLWSKCNACNAVLYRTDLENNLEVCPKCGFHNAVPARERLHQLLDTEGRFEIGAEVKPVDILKFKDGKRYPDRLSAAQAATGEDDAMVVMQGSILTVPVVVAAFEFKFIGGSMGSVVGERFVRGVKAAIENDLPFICVSASGGARMQEGLSSLMQMAKTSAILTKLADKKLPFISLLTDPTMGGVSASFAFLGDVVMAEPGALIGFAGPRVIEQTVRETLPEGFQRSEFLLEKGAIDMIVDRRELRQRLADVLTLLNRQPAAN, from the coding sequence ATGAGTTGGTTACAAAAATTATTGCCGCCGAAAATTCAAAGTCGCACGACTGCGAGTAAATCGGCAGTGCCTGAAGGTTTGTGGAGTAAATGTAATGCGTGTAATGCCGTGTTATATCGCACAGATCTAGAAAACAATTTAGAAGTTTGCCCTAAGTGCGGCTTTCATAATGCAGTGCCGGCGCGTGAACGCCTCCATCAGTTGCTCGATACTGAAGGTCGGTTTGAGATTGGTGCCGAAGTTAAACCCGTTGATATTTTGAAGTTTAAAGATGGCAAGCGCTATCCGGATCGCTTAAGCGCTGCGCAAGCTGCAACGGGCGAAGACGATGCCATGGTGGTGATGCAAGGCTCGATTTTGACCGTGCCAGTCGTTGTGGCGGCCTTTGAGTTTAAGTTTATTGGTGGTTCAATGGGCTCGGTGGTGGGTGAGCGCTTTGTGCGTGGCGTGAAAGCGGCGATTGAAAATGACTTGCCTTTTATTTGTGTGTCGGCTTCGGGTGGCGCACGGATGCAAGAAGGTTTGAGCTCATTAATGCAAATGGCAAAAACCAGCGCCATTTTGACCAAGTTAGCCGATAAAAAATTACCGTTTATTTCTTTGTTGACTGACCCAACTATGGGCGGCGTTTCTGCATCATTTGCCTTTTTGGGTGATGTGGTGATGGCCGAGCCTGGTGCTTTGATTGGTTTTGCCGGTCCGCGAGTGATTGAGCAAACCGTACGCGAAACTTTGCCTGAAGGCTTTCAGCGCTCTGAATTCTTGCTAGAAAAAGGGGCGATTGACATGATTGTTGATCGTCGTGAATTACG